The Neorhizobium sp. NCHU2750 genome contains the following window.
CATGCATAAAGCCTTTCATAGAGGGTGCGCAGAATGCCCGCGGTAATCCCCCAGATATTGCGATTCTCGTAGGGCATCAGGTAGAAATGCCGTTGCGTGCCGTTGAAGTCACGGCTGCCCCGCTGATGGTTTGCTTCGTTCATCAGGAACGACAGCGGCACCTCGAACACGTCATCCACTTCGCTCGGATTGAGCGTCAGGTCGAAGCCGCGCTTGACCACCGAAAGCACCGGCGTGATGCGAAACCCCGTCATCGCATAGTATTGCGGCAACCGGGCCAGCGGCTCGACAAAGCGCGGATCGAGCCCGATTTCCTCGCGCGCCTCGCGCAGGGCCGCCTGTTCCGGCGAA
Protein-coding sequences here:
- a CDS encoding CoA pyrophosphatase — its product is MSDAAVNEPLPFSADGFRLRALNQSGGPLETAWRDHGDHLLNPQFVDVARDLKLRDAAVLVPVVDDGDEAKIILTQRTATLRKHSGQIAFPGGAVDAEDGSPEQAALREAREEIGLDPRFVEPLARLPQYYAMTGFRITPVLSVVKRGFDLTLNPSEVDDVFEVPLSFLMNEANHQRGSRDFNGTQRHFYLMPYENRNIWGITAGILRTLYERLYA